A single Denticeps clupeoides chromosome 7, fDenClu1.1, whole genome shotgun sequence DNA region contains:
- the znf276 gene encoding zinc finger protein 276, producing MKRTDRPVHNRQHPDTGVHRAGRRGRPRSAASVPGDSARVLPDTGAAAPTPERPEDRGSLQAGTGRLSAAFCRLCHGKFSPRRLRHAFSKLQGEPAEGAGLPRPPLLLCADFQRLLGVRMSRDPLLSPFVCKSCHAQFYKCHSVLLAFRRRVNLSPTSHEGSADRRGSMSRDYTGMSATPISSDPKCLHSLVTWAHNHAEGCRSCPDLKEVLEGQCGSSVRAVWGCVDGHSYVMDTVDTHLSPNQRDSMRVCEPDEEGQHCGSRGSQGLKTAPKLNKPNASTAQPSPAATPQTQQSDLSTAGTEGLLQSEDIPSPTAAQPVEPVGDSDLSDRNFSSDEEYEDRRKSVSSDELADSFPELRVLSSRRSNREAKAPLEPKVRRKPGPKPGWKKKIKSEREELPNIYKCPHQGCTAVYRGADGMKKHIKEHHEEVRERPCPHPGCNKVFMIDRYLQRHVKLIHTEERNYICDQCGQTFKQRKHLSVHQMRHSGAKPLQCEVCGFQCRQRASLKYHMTKHKAEADLEFACALCGKRFEKAHNLNVHMSMVHPLTQGNFDTPVLLHPTPEPDHPLHQTAESSTESQGDVTARADASLQEPQRTAPTSTDMSYVLASL from the exons ATGAAGAGGACCGACAGACCGGTTCACAACCGACAGCACCCGGACACGGGAGTCCACCGAGCGGGGCGCAGAGGAAGACCGCGGAGCGCAGCGAGCGTCCCCGGTGACAGCGCCCGCGTCCTTCCCGACACAGGCGCTGCAGCCCCGACACCGGAGCGGCCGGAGGACCGAGGCTCCCTGCAGGCAG GCACCGGTCGCCTCAGCGCTGCTTTCTGTCGCCTGTGCCACGGGAAGTTCTCCCCTCGCAGGCTGCGGCACGCCTTCAGCAAGCTCCAGGGAGAACCGGCCGAAGGCGCCGGCCTGCCACGCCCCCCCCTGCTCCTCTGCGCCGACTTCCAGCGGCTCTTAGGGGTGCGGATGAGCCGAGACCCGCTGCTGTCACCGTTCGTCTGTAAGAGTTGCCACGCGCAGTTTTACAAGTGCCACAGCGTCCTCCTGGCCTTCCGCCGCAGGGTGAACCTCTCCCCCACCTCCCACGAGGGGAGCGCGGACAG GCGGGGCTCCATGAGTCGGGATTACACCGGCATGTCTG CTACACCCATCTCCTCagaccccaagtgtctccacaGCTTGGTCACCTGGGCCCACAACCATGCTGAGGGCTGCCGTTCCTGCCCTGACTTGAAGGAGGTATTGGAGGGCCAATGTGGGTCATCAGTCAGGgcagtgtgggggtgtgtggaTGGCCACAGCTATGTGATGGACACTGTGGACACTCACCTAAGTCCAAACCAGAGGGACtcaatgcgtgtgtgtgagccagATGAGGAAGGTCAGCACTGCGGCAGTCGTGGCAGCCAAGGGCTTAAAACGGCTCCAAAACTCAACAAACCGAACGCCAGCACTGCCCAGCCAAGTCCCGCAGCCACACCTCAGACCCAGCAGAGTGACCTGTCCACTGCCGGCACAGAGG GCCTGCTGCAGAGTGAAGACATCCCCTCTCCCACAGCAGCTCAGCCAGTGGAGCCAGTTGGAGACAGTGACCTCTCAGACCG AAACTTTTCCAGTGATGAAGAGTATGAAGACAGGAGGAAGAGTGTGTCGTCAGATGAACTCGCAGACTCATTTCCAGAGCTACG AGTCTTAAGCTCTAGGCGTAGCAACAGGGAAGCCAAGGCCCCACTTGAGCCCAAGGTGAGAAGGAAACCTGGTCCAAAACCTGGCTGGAAAAAGAAGATCAAGTCTGAGAg GGAGGAATTGCCGAACATCTACAAATGTCCCCACCAGGGCTGCACAGCGGTGTATCGAGGAGCTGACGGCATGAAG AAACACATAAAGGAGCACCATGAGGAAGTGAGAGAACGTCCATGTCCTCATCCCGGTTGCAACAAGGTCTTCATGATCGACCGCTACCTGCAGAGACATGTCAAACTCATTCACACAG AGGAGAGGAACTACATCTGTGATCAGTGTGGACAGACCTTCAAGCAGAGGAAGCACCTCTCGGTGCACCAGATGCGGCACTCTGGGGCCAAGCCACTACA GTGTGAGGTGTGTGGCTTCCAGTGCCGGCAGCGGGCATCTCTCAAATATCACATGACTAAACACAAGGCAGAGGCAGACCTAGAGTTCGCATGTGCGCTGTGTGGCAAGCGCTTTGAGAAGGCGCACAACCTCAACGTCCACATGTCCATGGTGCACCCCCTCACCCAGGGCAACTTTGACACTCCCGTGCTCCTGCACCCCACCCCAGAGCCGGACCACCCTTTGCACCAGACTGCAGAAAGTAGCACTGAAAGCCAGGGGGACGTAACTGCTAGAGCTGATGCTTCTTTGCAGGAGCCACAGAGAACTGCTCCGACCAGCACGGATATGAGTTATGTGCTGGCCTCGCTCTAA